Within the Streptomyces vilmorinianum genome, the region GGACCGAGGGCCCCGAGGCGGCCTGCTGCAGGAGGGGGGCGAGCACCACCGGCACCGAGAGCACCGCGGCCACCCCGGCCGCGGCGACCCGGAAGACCCCGGCTCCGAGCACCCCCGCCCAGGCGCAGCCGGTGATCAGTCCGAGCCAACTGGCACACAACGTCGGCCAGTTTTTCGGTACGGGGATCAACTCGCCGCCGTAGACGAGACGGAGGGCCTCCAGATCGACCACCACGACGAGCACGGCGAGAACCAGCGCGACGGCGGCCGCGACCGTGAGCTTGGCGAGCAGCAGCCCGAGCCTGCGTGGGACGACGCCCCGGCCGGTGGTGAGCGCCGGATAGCGGTACTCGTCCCCGAAGGAGAACGCGCCGAGCAGTCCGGCCCCGATGGCGGCGGGCGGCAGGGGCGAGAGGGCGGGCCAGCCGGCGAGGACCGTGGGCAGGGGCGTACCGCCGCCGCGCCCGAGCACCAGCGAGATCACGACGGACGCGACGAGGACCGCGGCCACCACGAGGGGCGTGGCCGGAACGCCGAGAAGCCTGCGGATCTCGTACCTGAGCGGGCGAAGCGGCGAGCGGGGCGGCCGCCGGACCGCCGCCGGCTCCCGAACCGGCTCCCGCGCCGGCTCGGACACCGGCCCGGACTCCTGAGTGAAGGCACCTTCCTGCTCGGTGGCGGGGCCGGAGGCTTCCGGCGAGGCACCGGGGCCGGTGTCGGCCACTTCGTCGGCCAGCTGATGGATGAGCACGCCGTGACGGAAGGCGGTCTCGCCGATCGCGGCGCAGTCACTTCCGTAGACGGACAGGCGGTTGCCCTTCTCGGTGACCACTTCGACGGATCGACGTGCGGCGCGCGCCTCCCGTGTGACGGCCGCGGCAAGCCGCGCGGCATGCGGCGTACGGACGGCGACCCGCGGCCGCAGCCGGGTACGGGCGAACTCGGCCACGTCCTGTTCCGCGACGAGCCGGCCGTGGGCGACGGTGACGACCCGGTCGGCGTGACGCGCCGCGTCCTTGGGGTCCTCGGTCGTGTAGAGGACGGTGCCGCCCTCGAGGGCGTGGGCGCGCAGGAGTTCGTGCAGCCAGGCGTTCTCGCGTACGGAGAGACCGGCGCCGGGCTCGTCGAGCAGGAGCGTGTGCGGGTCGCCCAACAGGGCGGAGGCGAGGCCGAGTCGGCGGTCCATCCCCCGGGCCAGGGTGCCGATGCGCTGGTCGTGGAGGCCGGTGAGCCCCACGGCCCGAAGCATCTCGTCGGCCTTGGCCGCGGGGACCCCGGCGGCGGCGCACAGCATCCGCAACTGGCTGCGCAGGGTGCGCGAAGGATGCCCGGGGACATCGCCGAGCAGCGCGCCGACCTCGCCGGCGGGGTGTGCGATGCGGTGGAGCGGACGCCCACGGAAGTAGGTGACGCCCCGGCCGGGCTCGAGCTCGAGCATCAGCCGCAAGGTGGTCGTCTTGCCGGATCCGGCAGGGCCGAGGAGGGCCGTGACCTGACCCGGCCTCGCCTCGAAGGTGAGATCGTCCACGGCGGGCGGGAGGTCGCGGCGGGGGCTGCTGGTGAGTCCGATGGCCTGGAGCATCGCTTCTCTCGCGGTAGGTGAGACCGCTCCGCGGCAGGGCGGCTATCAAAGCAAGATAACGCTACATTTCGGACTTTTGGCGCAGGGTTGGGACCCCGGGTCGCCTCGGAACGAGCCCGTCAGACCTCGGGACGCAGCATGGGCGGGTTGAGGAGGGTCGCCCCACCTGCCCGGAAGAGCTGCGCGGGACGGCCGCCCTGGCGCGTGGTGGTACCACCGGCCGGGACCAGGAAACCGGGGGTACCGGTCACCTTCCGGTGGAAGTTGCGCGGATCGAGCGCGACACCCCACACCGCCTCGTACACCCGTCGGAGCTCCCCGACCGTGAACTCGGGCGGGCAGAAGGCCGTGGCCAGCGAGGAGTACTCGATCTTCGAGCGGGCCCGCTCGACACCGTCGGCGAGGATCTGGGCGTGGTCGAAGGCGAGCGGTTCCGCCTCCCCGTGCTCGCGTTCGACGGAGCCGTCCTTGCCGAGCAGCTCCTCGACCGGAGCCCAGCGGGCGCTGTTGGCGTCTCCGCCGGCGCGCGGCGCCGGAAGGTCCGGGGCGAGCGCCAGGTGGGCGACGCTGACCACCCTCATCCGGGGGTCGCGCTGCGGGTCGCCGTAGGTGGCCAGCTGCTCCAGGTGCGCGCCGTTGTCGGGCATGGGTGCCGGGGCGCCCGGGTCGTGGACGCAGAGCCCGGTCTCCTCCACCAGCTCACGCGCGGCGGCCATGCCGAGGTCCTCGTCGGCCCGGACGAATCCGCCGGGCAGCGCCCACCGGCCCTGGAACGGAGGTTCTCCCCGTCGTACGACCAGGGCGCACAGGGCGTGGCCCCGCACGGTGAGCACGACCAGATCGACGGTCACGGCGAAGGGCGGAAAGGCCGACGGGTCGTAGGGTGGCATGCGGCGATCATAGTCGTCTTCCTGACGATAAACACCTCCCTCCGGTGGATCAGCGACGACTTCTTCCCACTTCGGCGCGGTGTCCTTCGAGGTGCGGACCGCCATGTGATCAGACCCCCAGCTGGAGGCGGTCGGCGGCCTCCTCGACCATGCCGAGTCCGAGCCGGCTCACCCGCACGGCGAACGGCTCCCCCGCGACGCGGAGACCCGACAGCCGTACCGCACCGAGCGGAGACGACCGGACGGGGTGCAGGGCGACGGTCCCGCCCGGCGCGTCTGGACGGATCCCGGCGAGCGTCGCCAGCAGGTGGACTCCGGCCGCCGCGGCCACGGCGGCGGGCCGGCAGGCCGCCGGGTGCGGCGCGGGGACACCCCTGGCCGTGCGCTGGTCTCCCGCGTACATCTCGGGCAGCCGGTAGCCGAACGCCTCCGCCGCGTCGAGGGTCCCGCGCAGCAGGGACGCCGCCTCCTTCTCGTATCCCGCCGCGGTCAGCCCGGCCACCGCCACGGCCGTTTCGTGGACCCGCACCGCTCCGGCCCGGTGACCGAAGGGATTGTGGCCGGGTTCCTTGGCACCGAGGCTGCGCAGTCCCCAGCCGGAGTCGAGCGCCGGCGTACCGAGCAGCCGGGCCAGCTGTTCGGTCGTGGCCTTGTCCAGCAGGCCGGGGGCGTACCGGCCACCGCCCAGGAGGCCGGTGTCCAGGAGGTGCGCGGCCCAGCCGCCCAGCTGGGTCCACGGCCGCCCGCCCGGCACCCGGGCCGCGGCGGGCCTGCCACCGGACCGGTCGGCGAGCCAGAACTCCGCCCGGAACCGCTCGCGCAGGGTGCGCGCCCAGTCCCGCCAGGCGTCCCCGCCCGGCCGCCCGCAGGCGTCGAGCAGGTCGGCGCCGAGCACCGCCGCGCGGTGGGCGTGGGCCTGGGTCTCCGCCCGCCACGGCCCGGCGGGTCCCGGGTCCGGGACGAACCCGTGCGGGTCGGCGGCGGCGCGCAGCCACTGAAGACACCGTTCCGCCGCGGGAAGCAGTTCCTCCAGGTCCTGCTCGGGAAGGCCCCAGCGCCTGGCCTCGGCGAGGACCACGGGGAAGGCGAGGGTGGCCTCCACGCCGGTGCAGCGCGGCGGGAGGTAGGGGCCGGCGTCCCTGAGGGGTCCGGGGATGCGCCCCGACGCCGCGCCCGCACCGTCGAGTTGGGTGCGGGCCAGCGTGCGGAGCGTCGTGACGGCGAGCCGAGTGCCGAGCGGAAGGGCCATACGGGCGGCCCAGAGCGCCTCGGCGGTGGCCGGTCCGCAGCGCCAGGGCACTCCGGCGGCGAGATGGACGTCGGCAGGATGCGCGGGGTCACGCTGGAGGAGCGCCCGAAGGTCGTCGACAGCCGCGGCCAGGAGCTCCCCGAGCCTCGGATCGTCCCCCTCGGCGCGGGCCTCGGCGAGAACCACCCCACCTGGGCGGCCGGTACCGGCTCCCGAAGGACCGGTGAACCGGGTGGTGCGGTCCCCGTGCACCCTGAGTTCGATGGTGCGGGCGGCTCCGGGGGCCAACTCGACCTCCCAGCGCAGAAGTCCGGCAGCGGCCAGCGCGTCCGTCGGCGGCGGGTCCGCGGAGACGGAGGCGTACCGGCCGTCGTCCGCCGTCCAGCGCATGCCCGTGCCGTGGACACTCGCGGGGAGTTCGGGCCCGGCCCGCCCGGCCGCCACCGCTCCCAGATCCGCGAGATCCGTCCCCAGAGCGATTTCCACCGGGACCCGCAAGGGTCGGCCCGCGGAGCTGCGCAGGGTGATCCGCTCGCTTCCGTCGGCGCCGCGCGAGCGCTCGACGGCGAGGCCGGGATCGGGCCCGGTGTCTCCCGCCGTGCGCAGGACCGCGAGGAACACGGAGCGGTCGGCGGCTGCCTGTCTGCCCCGGAGGGCGATGGGCTCCCGGCCGGCCACCCGCAGCACACAGCGGGAGAGGAGTCTGCGCCCGGAGTGGTAGACCCCTTCGAGGCCTTGTCCGGTGAGCTGTCCGTGCTCGGCGCTGATAGCGAGGGCAGGCAGGGCGACGCTGATGAGCGCGTTGTGCACCGGCGGCAGCTCGCCCGGCCGTGCGGAGCCCTGGGCCATAAGCCCGGCGCCGGGTACGTGTCCGGCCGGGGATCCGGGGGCGGAGGCGGGACTGGGGGCCATGAGTGGTCTGCGGTGCTCTCTGTGGGGTCCGGACGGCCGGTGGGATGTCGGCGGCACGGGTCGTCGGGCTCCGCCACAGAGCTGAACGCCGCTGCGGGTGGCCTGGTCACGGGCGTCATCGCCCGCTCCTCGTCCCGCGCTGTCCGGTGCGCCGCGCCGCGCCGCCCCGGGGCGGCTTGGGCGAGGTCCTGCCCGGTCGGGTACCGGCGGTCGGTCCGCCCTTCCCGGCCGTCTGCGGCCGGGGGCCGCGGGGGCCGCCCCGACGCGCCGTGGTGCGGGACTCCACGGCCGTCGCCGCCCTCGACCCGCGCTCCTGCCGCAGGCAGCTGCGCAGCGACTCGGGGTCGAGGCCCTCGTTGCAGGCCTGGTGCAGCAGGCGGGCGAAGAGGTAATCGGGGTCGGCGTCCATCGCCAGGCCGAGCGCGACCTGGGCCGCCGGCTCGTCCCCGGTCGACCAGGCCACCCAGCCGGCGAGGGTGAGCGGCGCCGCCGCGTGCTCGCCGAAGGGAGCGACGCAGCGCCGGGCGAGCACGCGCCACAGCCGCAGGGCGGCCGCACCCTCCCGTCCCTCCATCCATTCGGCTGCCCGGTCCCGGGTCTCCCGGTCCTGCAGGCCGAGGATCAGCGCCGCTGCCTCTTCGGGCCCGATCAGCGCGTCGTCGGCGGCGTCCCTCTCCGCGGCCCCCGCGCCCCGCCCCCGGCCTGCCGGCGGCGTCTGCGCCGGACCGTCGGCCTCGCCGCCCGGCCCGCCATAACGCCGGAGCACCTCCCGGGCGAGCTTCAGCGTGGTCTCCCTGACCTCGGCCCGGCCCACGCCCGGCGGGCCGTCGAGGATCTTGGGGACGATCACGGCGGCGGCCTCGTTCAGAGCCTTGCGCTGTCGCTCGTCATCGCCCGTTTCGCTCGGCTTGAGCCGTGCCTCCATGTCCCGCAGGGATCCCCGCACCTGGATTCCGGCGTAGGCGGCGGAGGCCGCCATGACCGACGTCCCGGTCAGCGCGAGAGGTGTGCCGCCGGGCGGGCAGCAGCGGGTGGTGTCGGGACAGCAGTAGGAGAAATAGAGACCGTCGGAGATGCAGAGGGCTTCGTAGACGGGAATGTCGAGTGCGCCGCAGGCGGTGCGCAGCCGCTGGGCGAACGGGCGCAGGCGCTCCATCACCCGGCGGCCCGTCTCGCCCGGCGCGGGGTCCTGGCAGAGGAAGACGACGATGCCGTCCGGGCGGGTGCCGCGCCGCGCGCAGTTGTCGACCATGCACTCCGCGAGGTGCTCCGCCGTCGAGGGCCATTCCTTCGGCGAGCGGGGGATGCCGAGCCTGACCCGGCCCCCGAATCGCCCGTGCTCGCCGTGGAGCGCGACGAGGACGACGGAGTCGCTGGGATGGAAGCCCAGCATGAACGGAAGCGCGTCGGCCAGTTCGGCGGGGCCGCGCAGGGTGATCTGCTGCGTTTCGGTCGTTCCACGGAATTCGTGCGGGTTCGTGTTCATGGTCACGACGGTCTCGCGGACCGCCCCGGCTCCGAAACCCCTGTGGATAACTCGCGGGGCCGGCCCCTCCTCGTTGTCCACAGGTTTCGCGGCTCGTTCGCGCTTTGTCCGAGTCATCGGGTTGCATGGGGGCATGACCAACGCAGATCGCCTCACGGACCGCGCGGCCCTCCGAGCCACCGCCGATGCCGTACTCGCCCGCCTCGTCGGGGACCCCACCGGCACGGCGAGACTCCGCGAGGACCAGTGGCGTGCCATCGAGGCACTCGTCGCGGACAAGCGGCGGGCGCTGGTCGTGCAGCGGACCGGGTGGGGCAAGTCCGCCGTGTACTTCGTCGCGACGTCGCTGCTGCGCGCTGCCGGCAGCGGTCCCACCGTGATCGTCTCCCCGCTGCTCGCGCTGATGCGCAACCAGGTGGAGGCGGCGGCCCGGGCCGGTATCCGGGCCCGGACGATCAACTCGTCGAACACGGAGGAGTGGGAGACCGTCCAGCAGGAGGTGGCGGCGGGCGAGGTGGATGTGCTGCTGGTCAGTCCCGAGCGGCTCAACAACCCCGACTTCCGCGACCAGGTCCTTCCCCGGCTCGCGGCCGCGACGGGCCTGCTCGTGGTCGACGAGGCCCATTGCATCTCCGACTGGGGGCATGACTTCCGGCCCGACTACCGACGCCTGCGCACGATGCTGGCCGATCTGCCCGCCGGGGTACCGGTGCTCGCCACGACGGCCACGGCCAATGCCCGTGTGACGGCGGACGTCGCCGAGCAGCTCGGTACGGGCGCGGGGACGGACGCGCTGGTGCTGCGCGGCCCCCTCGACCGGGAGAGCCTGAGCCTCGGCGTCGTTCAACTGCCCGACGCGGCGCACCGGCTGGCCTGGCTCGCCGACCACCTCGGCGAGCTTCCCGGCTCCGGCATCATCTACACCCTCACGGTCGCGGCCGCCGAGGAGGTCACCGCCTATCTGCGTCAGTGCGGGCACACGGTGTCCTCGTACACGGGCCGCACGGAGAACGCGGACCGGCAGCAGGCGGAGGAGGACCTGCTGGCCAATCGGGTCAAGGCGCTGGTGGCGACGTCGGCCCTGGGCATGGGGTTCGACAAGCCGGACCTGGGCTTCGTGGTGCACCTCGGTTCGCCGTCCTCGCCCATCGCCTACTACCAGCAGGTGGGCCGCGCCGGGCGTGGGGTGGAGCACGCGGAGGTGCTGCTGCTGCCGGGCAAGGAGGACGAGGCGATCTGGCAGTACTTCGCGTCGGTCGCCTTCCCTCCCGAGGAGCAGGTGCGCCGCACGCTGGACGTACTGGCGCATGCGGAGCGTCCGCTGTCCCTGCCGGCTCTGGAGCCGCTCGTCGAGCTGCGGCGGACCCGGCTGGAGACGATGCTCAAGGTGCTCGACGTGGACGGTGCCGTGCACCGGGTGAAGGGCGGCTGGACCAGCACGGGACAGCCCTGGGTGTACGACTCCGAGCGCTATGCCTGGGTGGCCCGGCAGCGGGCGGCCGAGCAGCAGGCGATGCGTGAGTACGCGGCGGGGACGGGCTGCCGGATGGAGTTCCTGCGGCGTCAGTTGGACGACGAGGAGTCCGCCCCCTGCGGGCGCTGCGACAACTGCTCCGGGTCCCGCTTCGACCCGAAGGTGAGCGTCGCGGCGCTCGACGCTGCCAAGGGCGAGCTGGGTCGGCCGGGCGTGGAGGTGGAGCCGCGCAAGATGTGGCCGACCGGACTCGCGGCCGTGGGCGTCGATCTGAAGGGCCGTATCCCGGCGGGCGAGCAGTCGTTCGGCGGGCGGGCCCTCGGCCGGCTCTCCGACATCGGCTGGGGCAACCGGCTGCGACCGATGCTCTCCGAGCGGGCCCCGGACGGGCCGGTTCCGGACGATGTCGTGCAGGCGGTGGTGCGCGTGCTCGCCGACTGGGCCAAGGGGTCCGGGGGTTGGGCGTCCGGGGCGCCGGACGCTCCTGTCCGGCCGGCCGGTGTGGTCACGATCGCCTCTCGCAGCAGGCCGCACCTCGTGGGCTCGCTCGGGCAGCGGATCGCGGAGATCGGCCGGATGCCGCTGCTGGGTGCGGTGGAGTACGCGCCGGAGGCCGAGGACCTTCGGATCTCCCGAACGAACAGCGCCCAGCGGGTCGTCGGGCTCCATCAGGCGCTGACGGTGCCTCCGGCGCTGGCCGAGCGGCTTGCCTCGGCCGGTGGTCCCGTGCTGCTGGTGGACGATCTGTCGGACAGCGGCTGGACGCTCGCCGTGGCGGCGCGACTGCTGCGACGGGAGGGAGCGGAGGGGGTGTTCCCACTGGTGCTCGCCGTCCAGGGGTGAAACGGGGAGTGAACAATGGGTGGCTGGGCAGGGATATGAGTGCGATACCGGCGCATTCCAGTCAGCGGCCTCAATTGCTCGTTGCCGCCCGCGCACAGGCCCGCAAGAATTGGGAATCCGCCCCGCACGGCCCTGTACGCGGTCCGGAAGGACTGTGCCGTGGTGCGCCCTCACTCGCCCTTGCCCGCCCAGCGGGCGTGTATCCGAAGGGAGGACCGTGACCTTCGGATTCGCTCCGTCCGCAGCCACCTCGATCAGCTCGTCGTCCGAGTCCGCCAGCCGCCTCGCTCGGATGCTGGAGCCGGCCGAGTGGGCGGCGGCCGGAATTCCACTGCTCCGCAACCCTCGTGAGGTCGTCAGCGGCCTGCACACCCGGCATCGGCCGACACCGGCGACGGCCGTCGTCGCCGTCCTCGACCACGAGGAACGGCTCGCCGCCAGCGCGTCGTTCGTCCGCCGCCCCGTTCCAGCGGACGGCTGGGAGTTCCGTAACGCGCTCCTCGCGCATCTGCGCCGTGTCATCCCGCACGACCTGCGACGCCGCGCCCCCGTACGGACGGCCGTGCTGCTCTACTGCCGTGACGGCGACGAGCGTTGGACGGAGGAGGACGGCGCGTGGATGTGGGGGCTGAGGGACGCCTGCACGCTCCACGGGCTGCGCTGTGGTGCGTACATCACGCTGACCCGCGGCGGTTGGCAGGTGCTGGGCGAGGGCCGGGGCGGCCGGCACCCGAGCTCCGACTCGCGTCCCACGGCGCTGGGGGATGTCGCCTCCGAACTCGGCATCCTGACGCCGCGTACGGCGGGCGGCGCCGCCGAGCCACTGCGCAGGACGGCGGCACGCTGAGGCTCCCGCTCCGGTGCACGTGGAACGGGGCTCCACTCCCGGTGCGCAGGACCACGGCCCGGCCGCCCCTGCGGGGCAGCCGGGTCAGGACCGCGCGATGTGCTGCTGCTCAGACACCCGCGCCGAGTACGGCGTTGATGCGCTGCGGGTCACCGCAGACGATGAGCAGCGCGCTCGCGCGGCCCATCGCCAGGGGCAGGGCCCGGGCGGCGACGTCATCGGCTCCGCCGTTGACCGCCACGACGACCACGGGCCGTACGCCGGCCCGTTCCGCGGCGGCGGCGTCCGCGAAGAACACGTCGTCGCGGGCGTCCTGCTGGGCCCAGTAGGCGGCATCGCCGAAGGTCAGCTCGTGCGCCGCCCATGGGTGCTGCTCGCCGGTGGTGAGAACGAGGATGTCGCCGGGTGCGCGGCCGGTCTCCAGGAGCAGATCGACGGCCTCTTCGGCGGCGTCGAGCGCGCCGTCGACCGGGGCGGGGATCAGCTGGATCTGCGGGCCGGACCGCTGCTCGGAACGATTC harbors:
- a CDS encoding RecQ family ATP-dependent DNA helicase, which gives rise to MTNADRLTDRAALRATADAVLARLVGDPTGTARLREDQWRAIEALVADKRRALVVQRTGWGKSAVYFVATSLLRAAGSGPTVIVSPLLALMRNQVEAAARAGIRARTINSSNTEEWETVQQEVAAGEVDVLLVSPERLNNPDFRDQVLPRLAAATGLLVVDEAHCISDWGHDFRPDYRRLRTMLADLPAGVPVLATTATANARVTADVAEQLGTGAGTDALVLRGPLDRESLSLGVVQLPDAAHRLAWLADHLGELPGSGIIYTLTVAAAEEVTAYLRQCGHTVSSYTGRTENADRQQAEEDLLANRVKALVATSALGMGFDKPDLGFVVHLGSPSSPIAYYQQVGRAGRGVEHAEVLLLPGKEDEAIWQYFASVAFPPEEQVRRTLDVLAHAERPLSLPALEPLVELRRTRLETMLKVLDVDGAVHRVKGGWTSTGQPWVYDSERYAWVARQRAAEQQAMREYAAGTGCRMEFLRRQLDDEESAPCGRCDNCSGSRFDPKVSVAALDAAKGELGRPGVEVEPRKMWPTGLAAVGVDLKGRIPAGEQSFGGRALGRLSDIGWGNRLRPMLSERAPDGPVPDDVVQAVVRVLADWAKGSGGWASGAPDAPVRPAGVVTIASRSRPHLVGSLGQRIAEIGRMPLLGAVEYAPEAEDLRISRTNSAQRVVGLHQALTVPPALAERLASAGGPVLLVDDLSDSGWTLAVAARLLRREGAEGVFPLVLAVQG
- a CDS encoding NUDIX hydrolase, yielding MPPYDPSAFPPFAVTVDLVVLTVRGHALCALVVRRGEPPFQGRWALPGGFVRADEDLGMAAARELVEETGLCVHDPGAPAPMPDNGAHLEQLATYGDPQRDPRMRVVSVAHLALAPDLPAPRAGGDANSARWAPVEELLGKDGSVEREHGEAEPLAFDHAQILADGVERARSKIEYSSLATAFCPPEFTVGELRRVYEAVWGVALDPRNFHRKVTGTPGFLVPAGGTTTRQGGRPAQLFRAGGATLLNPPMLRPEV
- a CDS encoding glycogen debranching N-terminal domain-containing protein, yielding MAPSPASAPGSPAGHVPGAGLMAQGSARPGELPPVHNALISVALPALAISAEHGQLTGQGLEGVYHSGRRLLSRCVLRVAGREPIALRGRQAAADRSVFLAVLRTAGDTGPDPGLAVERSRGADGSERITLRSSAGRPLRVPVEIALGTDLADLGAVAAGRAGPELPASVHGTGMRWTADDGRYASVSADPPPTDALAAAGLLRWEVELAPGAARTIELRVHGDRTTRFTGPSGAGTGRPGGVVLAEARAEGDDPRLGELLAAAVDDLRALLQRDPAHPADVHLAAGVPWRCGPATAEALWAARMALPLGTRLAVTTLRTLARTQLDGAGAASGRIPGPLRDAGPYLPPRCTGVEATLAFPVVLAEARRWGLPEQDLEELLPAAERCLQWLRAAADPHGFVPDPGPAGPWRAETQAHAHRAAVLGADLLDACGRPGGDAWRDWARTLRERFRAEFWLADRSGGRPAAARVPGGRPWTQLGGWAAHLLDTGLLGGGRYAPGLLDKATTEQLARLLGTPALDSGWGLRSLGAKEPGHNPFGHRAGAVRVHETAVAVAGLTAAGYEKEAASLLRGTLDAAEAFGYRLPEMYAGDQRTARGVPAPHPAACRPAAVAAAAGVHLLATLAGIRPDAPGGTVALHPVRSSPLGAVRLSGLRVAGEPFAVRVSRLGLGMVEEAADRLQLGV
- a CDS encoding DUF4192 domain-containing protein — its product is MNTNPHEFRGTTETQQITLRGPAELADALPFMLGFHPSDSVVLVALHGEHGRFGGRVRLGIPRSPKEWPSTAEHLAECMVDNCARRGTRPDGIVVFLCQDPAPGETGRRVMERLRPFAQRLRTACGALDIPVYEALCISDGLYFSYCCPDTTRCCPPGGTPLALTGTSVMAASAAYAGIQVRGSLRDMEARLKPSETGDDERQRKALNEAAAVIVPKILDGPPGVGRAEVRETTLKLAREVLRRYGGPGGEADGPAQTPPAGRGRGAGAAERDAADDALIGPEEAAALILGLQDRETRDRAAEWMEGREGAAALRLWRVLARRCVAPFGEHAAAPLTLAGWVAWSTGDEPAAQVALGLAMDADPDYLFARLLHQACNEGLDPESLRSCLRQERGSRAATAVESRTTARRGGPRGPRPQTAGKGGPTAGTRPGRTSPKPPRGGAARRTGQRGTRSGR
- a CDS encoding ATP-binding cassette domain-containing protein, which encodes MLQAIGLTSSPRRDLPPAVDDLTFEARPGQVTALLGPAGSGKTTTLRLMLELEPGRGVTYFRGRPLHRIAHPAGEVGALLGDVPGHPSRTLRSQLRMLCAAAGVPAAKADEMLRAVGLTGLHDQRIGTLARGMDRRLGLASALLGDPHTLLLDEPGAGLSVRENAWLHELLRAHALEGGTVLYTTEDPKDAARHADRVVTVAHGRLVAEQDVAEFARTRLRPRVAVRTPHAARLAAAVTREARAARRSVEVVTEKGNRLSVYGSDCAAIGETAFRHGVLIHQLADEVADTGPGASPEASGPATEQEGAFTQESGPVSEPAREPVREPAAVRRPPRSPLRPLRYEIRRLLGVPATPLVVAAVLVASVVISLVLGRGGGTPLPTVLAGWPALSPLPPAAIGAGLLGAFSFGDEYRYPALTTGRGVVPRRLGLLLAKLTVAAAVALVLAVLVVVVDLEALRLVYGGELIPVPKNWPTLCASWLGLITGCAWAGVLGAGVFRVAAAGVAAVLSVPVVLAPLLQQAASGPSVRSIAGLPARLRELASMEWPAAADRWLTGALRVVAQPVGVALALALTALLCAYLLTGLHRKARW